In Nostoc sp. UHCC 0926, a single genomic region encodes these proteins:
- a CDS encoding ATP-grasp domain-containing protein translates to MLDNVSLLIQACKNLNISYEIIHPAENLVKIKLNSKQHYFCNYSTPLINQAVAYLIKDKEYTYHILNKKVKLPRTVGFLSPFCDIKYKIYLKFSTIQDIILEIKEVFETPVIVKRNSGASGHNVFLCQNQNEIETALKEIFNINSNKYDYVALAQEFIHIKSEYRAIFLNKELVLLYEKDITDAKFIGNLSPLHWDGAKAKYINDPQILSDIANFAKPIFEELNLDYAGLDIVLDRDNQYWLIEINSHPNYSIFTRDNGEEPVLKIFEKMLISLASK, encoded by the coding sequence ATGTTAGACAACGTTTCTCTATTAATCCAAGCTTGTAAAAATTTAAACATCAGTTATGAAATTATTCATCCTGCTGAAAACTTAGTCAAAATAAAATTGAATAGTAAACAGCATTATTTTTGTAACTATAGCACTCCGTTAATTAATCAAGCAGTAGCATACCTGATCAAAGACAAAGAATACACTTACCATATTTTAAATAAAAAAGTTAAACTTCCTCGGACAGTAGGTTTTCTTTCTCCTTTCTGTGACATCAAGTATAAGATTTACTTAAAATTCTCAACTATTCAAGATATTATATTAGAAATAAAGGAAGTTTTTGAAACACCTGTGATTGTTAAAAGGAATTCTGGCGCGAGCGGACATAACGTTTTTTTATGTCAGAATCAAAATGAAATTGAAACTGCTTTAAAAGAGATTTTTAATATCAATTCTAACAAGTATGATTACGTCGCTCTTGCTCAAGAATTCATTCATATAAAATCTGAATATAGAGCCATTTTCTTAAATAAAGAGTTAGTTTTGCTCTATGAGAAAGATATAACTGATGCAAAATTTATAGGTAATCTCAGCCCTCTGCACTGGGATGGAGCGAAAGCCAAGTATATCAATGATCCACAAATATTGTCAGATATTGCTAATTTCGCTAAACCAATTTTTGAAGAATTAAACCTTGATTATGCTGGTTTAGATATCGTATTAGATCGAGATAACCAATATTGGTTGATTGAAATCAATTCTCACCCAAATTATAGTATTTTCACTAGAGACAATGGCGAGGAGCCTGTATTGAAAATTTTTGAAAAAATGCTAATTAGCCTAGCCTCAAAATAA
- the cobN gene encoding cobaltochelatase subunit CobN — MHRISSTSGGWNQSEGLIFLEQTPAPFVLITAADTDIQTLAAAVTKLPASFPALRVANLLQLQQQLSVDTYGEQVLELAQVIILRLLGGRSYWGYGLEVVQEIVQRNGRTLIVMPGDDAFDPDLISLSTVPLGVVNQVWQYFSEGGVENFVNALQFISDTCLLTAYNPPLPRPIPRVGLYKWGAGSREQGSRGAGEQGSRGVVELDSSTSDTRSSTSELRSSTSELRSSTSELRSSTSELRSSTSELRSSTSELRSSTSELDSSISDTRSSTSELDSSTSELDSSTSELDSSTSEPHSSTSEPHSSTSEPHSSTSEPHSSTSEPQSFQCPIPKVGILFYRAHYLAGNTKVIDALCEALVQKNLQPVPVFVSSLREPDVQAELSEFFQPKEAESIAVLLNTTSFSLARLETETPQTDLWQKLDVPVLQVILSGGSIEQWESQFQGLSPRDIGMNVALPEVDGRIITRAVSFKAVQTRNPHLETDVVIYEPVSDRIEFVAKLAANWARLRDKPPQERRIALILANYPNRNGRLANGVGLDTPASCVEILQALHLAGYEVENPPAQGDELIQRLTDGVTNDPEGREWLPAHQSVSWEEYQEYFASLPPAVQQGISERWEKSILDSIQNPKSKIQNWAVPGIQLGNVFVGIQPPRGYDNDPSLNYHAPDLEPTHAYLAFYYWVRECFGADAVVHVGKHGNLEWLPGKSVALSSNCYPEVALGALPHLYPFIVNDPGEGSQAKRRAQAVIIDHLTPPMTRAELYGSLQQLENLIDEYYEADSLDPSRLPVIRDRIRELVIKENLHLDLGIQNETEIFNSESLVFNSIGGYLCELKEAQIRDGLHIFGQCPEGRQLRDLIVAIARIPNRYSSGITRAIAQDWGLDFDPLTADLSMTSGEYSIVNGTECRTLGDIVEVLEEHAALLVEKLINQDSCTDAMNRVSPPSTDAMNRVSPLSTDAMNRVSTWIRDRLLPALQQTHQEITHLLHGLDGGYVPSAPAGAPTRGRPEVLPTGRNFYSVDIRAIPTETAWDIGRKAAETLVEYYTQEHGEYPKTLGLSMWGTATMRTGGDDIAEALALLGVQPVWDGAARRVVDFEILPLAILGRPRVDVTLRISGFFRDAFPNLIDLFAQAVSAVADLDEPPEQNPLADTVRQETDLWTKQGLTLEAAVVRSRYRIFGSRPGAYGAGLQGLIESQNWTDDQDLARAYINWSSYAYSSGSGAEEQGSRGAGGAGGAGGAGGAGGAGEDKISPQSPIPNPEAFKQRLAQMQVVLHNQDNREHDLLDSDDYYQFQGGLTAAVRSLQGKNPQTYFGDNSIPAQPRVRQLKEEIARVYRSRVVNPKWIAGVMRHGYKGAFEMAATVDYLFAYDATAKCVEDYMYQGIVEAYLLDPVVSEFIQQKNPYALRDIAERLLEAHKRNLWENVNIGTLEALRNLVHQAEAVIEEKSMV, encoded by the coding sequence ATGCATCGGATAAGTAGCACATCGGGTGGATGGAATCAGTCAGAGGGTTTAATTTTTCTAGAACAAACTCCAGCGCCTTTCGTGTTGATTACGGCCGCTGATACCGACATTCAAACTTTGGCAGCTGCGGTGACAAAATTACCTGCAAGCTTTCCGGCATTAAGAGTCGCCAACCTATTGCAGTTGCAGCAACAATTAAGTGTAGATACTTATGGAGAGCAAGTTTTGGAACTTGCCCAAGTAATTATTTTGCGCCTGTTAGGAGGACGTTCCTACTGGGGTTATGGCTTAGAAGTAGTGCAGGAAATTGTACAACGTAATGGTAGAACCCTGATTGTAATGCCAGGGGATGACGCTTTTGATCCCGATCTAATCTCCCTGTCTACCGTGCCTTTGGGTGTTGTTAACCAGGTATGGCAGTATTTTAGCGAAGGCGGCGTAGAAAATTTCGTTAATGCTCTCCAATTTATCTCTGACACTTGCCTGTTAACTGCATACAATCCCCCGCTACCCCGGCCAATTCCGCGTGTGGGATTGTATAAATGGGGAGCAGGGAGCAGGGAGCAGGGGAGCAGGGGAGCAGGGGAGCAGGGGAGCAGGGGAGTGGTAGAACTTGATTCATCCACCTCAGATACTCGTTCATCCACCTCGGAACTCCGTTCATCCACCTCGGAACTCCGTTCATCCACCTCGGAACTCCGTTCATCCACCTCGGAACTCCGTTCATCCACCTCGGAACTCCGTTCATCCACCTCGGAACTCCGTTCATCCACCTCGGAACTGGATTCATCCATCTCAGATACTCGTTCATCCACCTCGGAACTGGATTCATCCACCTCGGAACTGGATTCATCCACCTCGGAACTGGATTCATCCACCTCAGAACCTCATTCATCCACCTCAGAACCTCATTCATCCACCTCAGAACCTCATTCATCCACCTCAGAACCTCATTCATCCACCTCAGAACCTCAAAGCTTCCAATGCCCTATCCCCAAAGTCGGCATTCTTTTCTACCGTGCCCATTATTTAGCGGGAAATACTAAGGTAATCGATGCTTTATGCGAAGCCTTGGTACAGAAAAATTTACAACCAGTGCCAGTGTTTGTTTCCTCATTGCGTGAACCAGATGTTCAGGCTGAGTTGAGTGAATTTTTCCAACCCAAAGAAGCCGAATCAATAGCTGTACTGCTAAATACCACCAGTTTTTCTCTAGCACGCTTGGAAACCGAAACACCCCAAACCGACCTGTGGCAAAAATTAGATGTGCCTGTGTTGCAGGTAATCCTCAGTGGTGGGTCAATTGAGCAGTGGGAGTCACAGTTTCAAGGGCTTTCTCCCCGCGATATTGGGATGAATGTGGCGCTACCAGAAGTAGATGGACGGATTATTACTCGTGCTGTGTCTTTTAAAGCAGTGCAAACTCGTAATCCCCATCTAGAGACAGATGTGGTAATTTATGAACCAGTGAGCGATCGCATCGAGTTCGTTGCTAAACTAGCAGCAAATTGGGCGCGTCTGCGTGACAAACCCCCCCAAGAACGGCGAATTGCCCTAATTCTGGCAAACTACCCCAACCGGAATGGACGCCTCGCTAATGGTGTGGGACTCGACACTCCAGCTAGTTGTGTAGAAATCCTGCAAGCTTTACATCTAGCTGGGTATGAAGTAGAAAATCCACCTGCTCAAGGAGATGAGTTGATTCAACGGCTGACAGATGGTGTAACAAATGATCCCGAAGGTCGAGAATGGCTTCCGGCACACCAAAGTGTCTCTTGGGAAGAGTATCAAGAGTATTTCGCTTCTTTGCCGCCAGCAGTCCAGCAGGGTATTAGTGAGCGTTGGGAGAAATCGATTTTAGATTCAATCCAAAATCCAAAATCTAAAATCCAAAATTGGGCTGTTCCTGGAATTCAACTCGGCAACGTTTTCGTGGGAATTCAGCCACCAAGGGGTTATGATAATGACCCCAGTTTGAATTATCATGCACCGGATTTAGAACCAACCCATGCTTATTTAGCTTTCTACTATTGGGTTAGAGAATGTTTTGGTGCTGATGCTGTGGTTCATGTGGGCAAACACGGAAATCTAGAATGGCTACCCGGTAAAAGTGTGGCTTTATCGAGTAATTGTTATCCAGAAGTAGCTCTCGGCGCACTTCCCCACCTGTACCCATTTATTGTGAATGACCCTGGTGAAGGTTCCCAAGCCAAACGTCGCGCTCAAGCGGTGATTATAGATCACTTAACGCCGCCGATGACTCGTGCAGAACTCTACGGTTCTTTGCAACAGTTAGAAAATTTAATTGATGAGTATTATGAAGCGGACAGCTTAGATCCTTCGCGTTTGCCAGTGATTCGCGATCGCATCCGCGAACTGGTGATCAAAGAAAATCTCCATCTAGATTTAGGAATCCAAAATGAAACAGAAATTTTTAATTCTGAATCTCTAGTTTTTAATTCTATCGGTGGCTATCTTTGTGAATTGAAAGAAGCTCAAATCCGCGATGGGTTGCACATTTTTGGGCAATGTCCCGAAGGACGCCAGCTACGAGACTTAATAGTAGCGATCGCTCGCATACCCAATCGCTATTCTTCAGGTATTACCCGTGCCATAGCTCAAGATTGGGGACTAGACTTCGATCCTCTCACAGCCGATTTGTCAATGACTAGTGGTGAATACTCAATAGTCAATGGCACAGAATGCCGTACCCTCGGTGATATCGTCGAAGTCCTAGAAGAACACGCCGCCCTTCTAGTAGAAAAACTAATAAATCAGGACTCTTGTACAGACGCGATGAATCGCGTCTCTCCCCCCAGCACAGACGCGATGAATCGCGTCTCTCCCCTCAGCACAGACGCGATGAATCGCGTCTCTACCTGGATACGCGATCGCCTACTTCCAGCTTTACAACAAACCCACCAAGAAATTACCCACTTATTACACGGACTCGATGGCGGTTACGTCCCAAGTGCCCCAGCAGGCGCACCCACGCGCGGCCGCCCAGAAGTTCTACCAACAGGAAGAAACTTTTATTCTGTCGATATTCGCGCCATTCCCACAGAAACAGCTTGGGATATCGGTAGAAAAGCTGCTGAAACCCTGGTTGAATATTACACTCAAGAGCATGGAGAATATCCCAAAACACTAGGCTTATCAATGTGGGGAACAGCCACCATGAGGACTGGCGGTGATGATATTGCCGAAGCATTAGCTTTACTTGGAGTCCAACCTGTATGGGATGGTGCAGCCCGGCGAGTAGTAGATTTTGAAATTTTGCCCCTAGCGATTTTGGGGCGTCCCCGTGTAGATGTCACCTTGCGAATTTCAGGATTCTTCCGGGATGCTTTTCCCAACTTAATTGATTTATTCGCTCAAGCAGTGTCAGCAGTTGCAGACTTGGATGAACCGCCAGAACAAAATCCCCTCGCAGATACAGTTCGCCAAGAAACTGATTTGTGGACAAAACAAGGATTAACTTTAGAAGCAGCAGTGGTGCGATCGCGCTATCGCATCTTTGGTTCTCGTCCAGGTGCTTACGGCGCCGGACTCCAAGGTTTAATCGAATCACAAAACTGGACAGATGACCAAGATTTAGCTCGCGCCTACATCAACTGGAGTTCTTACGCCTACTCCTCAGGAAGCGGGGCAGAGGAGCAGGGGAGCAGGGGAGCAGGGGGAGCAGGGGGAGCAGGGGGAGCAGGGGGAGCAGGGGGAGCAGGAGAGGATAAAATCTCCCCCCAGTCCCCAATACCCAATCCCGAAGCCTTCAAGCAACGCTTGGCGCAAATGCAAGTTGTGCTGCACAATCAAGACAACCGTGAACACGACCTACTCGATTCTGATGATTATTACCAATTTCAGGGTGGCTTAACAGCGGCGGTACGTTCTCTACAGGGAAAGAATCCCCAAACTTATTTTGGTGATAATTCCATACCCGCCCAACCACGAGTCCGCCAACTGAAAGAAGAAATTGCACGGGTGTATCGTTCTCGCGTAGTTAATCCCAAGTGGATTGCGGGAGTCATGCGCCACGGTTACAAAGGTGCGTTTGAAATGGCAGCGACGGTGGATTATCTATTTGCCTACGATGCCACAGCTAAATGTGTTGAAGATTATATGTATCAAGGCATAGTAGAAGCTTACTTGCTCGATCCAGTTGTCTCGGAATTTATTCAGCAAAAGAACCCTTATGCACTACGTGATATTGCTGAAAGATTATTAGAAGCACATAAGCGCAATTTGTGGGAAAATGTAAATATAGGAACATTAGAAGCTTTGAGGAACCTAGTACATCAAGCTGAAGCAGTTATCGAAGAAAAATCAATGGTGTAG
- a CDS encoding peptidoglycan-binding domain-containing protein — protein sequence MENLAYLHLAFAYEDSTPSELVFLSSLFNKAAAPDWKRLSGRAWKYMLPLALSLSILGALSSVMALERGDQGPSVRNIQQQLKRAGFYQAPVTKVYDVSTQEAVRRFQKAAGLPVDGIVGGSTLQKLENWQAQKSSSTTILAKKPSTTSSASSATSQRRNPNYLAKGDEGEDVRVLQERLRIAGFYYGNATGIFGPITQEAVQRFQDSYKLSVDGIVGPATLRKLPGIGIGDGEEAPKKVVNRDKLRVGDRGEPVRIVQEQLIQAGYLEGEPNGYYGPYTANAVKRFQTANHLAVSGVAGPTTRAKLYSSVNTASKSEFNTLEIQTRLRERGFYKGKLNGVMADDTKKAIKQAQEFYGISLKDVKSGRF from the coding sequence ATGGAGAATCTTGCGTATTTGCACTTAGCTTTCGCCTACGAAGACAGCACACCCAGTGAATTGGTCTTCCTCAGCTCTTTGTTTAACAAAGCAGCTGCACCAGATTGGAAACGGCTTTCTGGTAGGGCTTGGAAGTATATGTTGCCCCTTGCTCTGTCTTTGTCCATTCTTGGCGCCCTCAGCAGCGTCATGGCACTGGAAAGAGGCGATCAAGGCCCTTCTGTCAGAAATATACAACAACAGTTGAAACGAGCAGGCTTTTATCAAGCTCCAGTTACCAAAGTATATGATGTATCCACACAAGAAGCTGTGCGGCGTTTCCAAAAGGCCGCTGGTTTACCAGTGGACGGCATTGTTGGAGGAAGCACCCTCCAAAAATTAGAAAACTGGCAAGCCCAAAAATCCAGTTCTACGACTATACTAGCCAAAAAGCCCAGCACTACTAGTTCAGCTAGTTCAGCAACTAGCCAGCGTCGTAATCCCAACTACCTTGCCAAGGGCGATGAAGGTGAAGATGTCAGGGTTTTGCAAGAACGCTTAAGAATCGCAGGCTTTTATTACGGAAACGCCACAGGGATATTTGGCCCGATTACCCAAGAAGCTGTCCAGCGCTTCCAAGATTCTTACAAATTAAGCGTTGATGGGATTGTTGGCCCAGCAACATTACGTAAATTGCCGGGAATTGGCATCGGTGATGGAGAAGAGGCTCCCAAAAAGGTAGTCAATCGAGATAAACTCCGTGTAGGCGATCGCGGTGAGCCAGTTAGAATTGTTCAAGAACAATTGATCCAGGCAGGATATTTAGAGGGAGAGCCAAATGGCTACTATGGCCCCTATACTGCGAATGCTGTAAAGAGATTTCAGACAGCTAATCACTTGGCAGTAAGTGGCGTTGCTGGCCCAACTACCCGAGCTAAGTTATATAGCTCAGTTAATACTGCTAGCAAAAGCGAGTTTAATACCCTGGAAATCCAAACGCGACTACGGGAGCGGGGTTTTTATAAAGGCAAGCTGAACGGTGTGATGGCAGATGACACCAAAAAAGCGATTAAACAAGCCCAAGAGTTCTATGGCATCAGTCTCAAGGATGTTAAGAGCGGACGCTTTTAG
- a CDS encoding Fur family transcriptional regulator — protein MTVYTTTSLKAELNDRGWRLTPQRETILHIFQELPQGEHLSAEDLYHRLETDGEGISLSTIYRTLKLMARMGILRELELGEGHKHYEINQPYPHHHHHLICVRCNSTIEFKNDSILKIGAKTAQKEGFHLLDCQMTIHAVCPKCQRALMPL, from the coding sequence ATGACTGTCTACACGACTACTTCACTCAAGGCAGAATTAAACGACCGAGGTTGGCGTTTAACTCCCCAGCGCGAAACAATTTTACACATTTTTCAAGAACTTCCACAAGGTGAACATCTGAGTGCGGAGGATCTTTATCATCGGCTAGAAACTGATGGTGAAGGGATTAGTCTGTCAACTATTTATCGGACTTTGAAGTTGATGGCAAGGATGGGAATTTTACGGGAACTAGAACTGGGCGAGGGACATAAGCATTATGAGATCAACCAGCCCTATCCCCATCACCACCATCACCTAATCTGTGTCCGGTGCAACTCAACTATTGAGTTTAAAAACGACTCAATTTTAAAAATTGGGGCGAAAACCGCTCAAAAAGAAGGTTTTCACCTGCTTGACTGTCAAATGACCATCCATGCAGTGTGTCCTAAGTGTCAACGGGCACTGATGCCGCTTTAG
- the sigC gene encoding RNA polymerase sigma factor SigC: protein MPATSFYADAPYNTKKSPQTLDSDLTVDESELSVDDLQELEIASVDHANFATNTNRRSTDLVRLYLQEIGRVRLLGRDEEVSEAQKVQRYLRMRIVLANAAKQGDEVITPYQKLVEVQERLTSELGHRPSLERWAATAGIILSDLRPTLADGKRRWAEIAKLTVEELEQIQSQGLQAKEHMIKANLRLVVSVAKKYQNRGLELLDLVQEGTLGLERAVEKFDPTKGYRFSTYAYWWIRQGITRAIATSSRTIRLPVHITEKLNKIKKAQRKIAQEKGRTPTLEDLATELEMTPTQVREVLLRVPRSVSLETKVGKDKDTELGELLETDSVTPEEMLMRESLQRDLHHLLSDLTSRERDVILMRFGLADGHPYSLAEIGRALDLSRERVRQIESKALQKLRQPKRRNLIRDYLESLT from the coding sequence ATGCCAGCAACATCTTTTTATGCAGATGCCCCCTACAATACCAAAAAGTCCCCCCAGACTTTGGACTCGGATCTCACAGTTGATGAGAGTGAGTTATCGGTAGATGATTTACAGGAACTGGAGATAGCTTCTGTTGACCATGCTAACTTTGCTACTAACACTAACCGTCGGAGTACAGACCTAGTACGTCTATATCTTCAGGAAATTGGTCGGGTTCGGTTGTTAGGGCGCGATGAAGAGGTTTCAGAAGCTCAAAAAGTCCAGCGCTACTTGCGGATGCGGATAGTGCTTGCTAACGCCGCCAAGCAAGGGGATGAAGTTATTACGCCCTATCAGAAGTTAGTTGAAGTTCAGGAGCGTCTGACCTCGGAACTAGGACATCGCCCGTCTTTAGAAAGGTGGGCTGCCACTGCTGGCATAATTCTATCGGATCTTAGACCGACTTTGGCAGATGGCAAACGTCGCTGGGCGGAAATTGCCAAGTTGACAGTAGAAGAATTGGAGCAAATTCAGTCCCAAGGACTCCAAGCAAAAGAACACATGATTAAGGCTAATCTTCGCCTAGTTGTGTCTGTTGCTAAGAAGTATCAAAATCGCGGTTTGGAATTGTTGGATTTAGTCCAAGAAGGCACACTGGGCTTGGAGCGGGCTGTAGAAAAATTTGACCCAACTAAGGGTTACCGCTTCAGTACCTATGCCTACTGGTGGATTCGTCAGGGAATTACCCGAGCGATCGCAACTTCTAGTCGCACCATCCGTCTCCCTGTCCATATTACCGAAAAGTTAAACAAAATCAAAAAGGCCCAACGCAAAATTGCTCAAGAAAAAGGTCGCACCCCAACTCTAGAAGATTTAGCTACTGAGTTAGAGATGACACCGACCCAAGTCCGAGAAGTTTTGTTGCGGGTGCCTCGCTCCGTTTCTTTAGAAACCAAAGTAGGCAAGGATAAAGACACTGAGTTAGGTGAATTACTCGAAACTGACAGTGTAACCCCAGAAGAGATGTTAATGCGAGAATCTTTACAAAGAGACTTGCATCATCTTCTGTCAGATTTGACTAGCCGGGAGCGCGATGTAATTTTGATGCGGTTTGGTTTGGCAGATGGTCATCCTTATTCTTTAGCAGAAATTGGCCGCGCTCTTGACTTATCGCGGGAACGAGTCAGACAAATAGAATCCAAGGCTTTGCAAAAGCTACGTCAACCCAAGCGACGCAACCTCATCCGCGACTATTTGGAGTCTCTAACTTAG
- a CDS encoding NAD(P)H-dependent glycerol-3-phosphate dehydrogenase has translation MTNPKSVAILGAGAWGASLANLAAANGHRVRVWSRQGSQIQAVLKDVQIVLSAISMIGVRDVASQVHSFPLSPETIFVTATKGLDPQTTCTPSQIWQTLFPNHAVVVLSGPNLSKEIQLELPAATVVASNIPTAAQVVQLVFSSQRFRVYTNPDPLGVELGGTLKNVIAIAAGVCDGLQLGTNAKAALVTRGLTEMVRIGNDWGAKTETFYGLSGLGDLLATCNSPLSRNYQVGYQLAGGKTLTEILANLQGTAEGVNTCRVLMQRAKQQNIPVPITEQVYRLLQGEVTPRQALDELMLRDIKPEYNY, from the coding sequence ATGACTAATCCAAAATCTGTAGCAATTCTGGGTGCAGGTGCTTGGGGTGCATCTCTAGCAAATCTCGCCGCAGCGAATGGTCATAGGGTGCGCGTCTGGTCGCGTCAAGGTTCGCAAATCCAAGCAGTTTTAAAAGATGTCCAAATAGTCCTGTCCGCTATCTCGATGATTGGTGTGAGGGATGTTGCTTCCCAAGTCCACTCTTTCCCCCTTTCTCCAGAGACAATTTTTGTGACAGCGACGAAAGGTTTAGACCCTCAGACCACCTGTACGCCGTCGCAAATTTGGCAAACACTATTCCCTAACCATGCAGTGGTTGTACTGTCGGGGCCTAATTTATCTAAAGAAATCCAACTAGAATTACCAGCAGCAACGGTGGTAGCCAGTAATATTCCCACGGCTGCTCAAGTAGTGCAGTTAGTATTTTCTTCTCAACGTTTCCGAGTATATACCAATCCTGATCCCTTGGGCGTGGAACTGGGGGGAACACTGAAAAATGTCATTGCGATCGCAGCTGGTGTGTGCGATGGTTTACAACTAGGAACCAATGCCAAAGCTGCTTTAGTCACCCGTGGACTTACAGAAATGGTTCGCATTGGTAATGACTGGGGTGCAAAGACGGAAACATTTTATGGTTTATCGGGTCTAGGAGATTTGTTAGCAACCTGCAATAGTCCCTTAAGTCGTAATTACCAAGTTGGCTATCAGCTAGCTGGTGGTAAGACACTCACTGAAATTCTTGCAAATTTACAAGGAACTGCTGAAGGAGTGAACACTTGTCGGGTTTTAATGCAACGAGCCAAGCAACAAAACATTCCTGTCCCGATTACCGAGCAAGTTTATCGGTTACTTCAGGGTGAAGTCACACCCCGACAAGCGCTTGATGAACTGATGTTGCGAGATATAAAGCCAGAGTACAACTACTAG
- the lipA gene encoding lipoyl synthase, with the protein MTVKPDWLRVKAPGRERIGNVKDILRDLALNTVCEEASCPNIGECFNAGTATFLIMGPACTRACPYCDIDFEKKPKPLDPTEPARLASAVHRMKLNHVVITSVNRDDLLDGGASQFLACINAVRSVSPNTTIEVLIPDLCGNWNALELILQAAPEVLNHNTETVPRLYRRVRPQGNYDRTLELLQRSGQVSPSTYTKSGIMVGLGETDAEIRQVMQDLRTVDCDILTIGQYLQPSQKHLQVNEFINPEQFAAWKAFGEEIGFLQVVSSPLTRSSYHAEKVRELMERYPRSQF; encoded by the coding sequence GTGACTGTAAAACCAGACTGGTTGCGGGTGAAAGCACCTGGGCGTGAGCGCATCGGTAACGTTAAAGACATTTTGCGGGATTTAGCCCTCAATACAGTTTGTGAGGAAGCGTCCTGTCCGAATATTGGTGAATGCTTCAACGCTGGGACTGCCACGTTTTTGATTATGGGCCCGGCTTGTACACGCGCTTGTCCCTACTGCGATATTGATTTTGAGAAAAAACCCAAACCACTAGACCCCACGGAACCTGCACGACTAGCGTCAGCTGTTCACCGCATGAAACTTAATCATGTGGTAATCACTTCTGTAAACCGAGATGACTTGCTTGATGGTGGTGCATCTCAGTTTCTGGCGTGTATTAATGCGGTTCGCTCTGTTTCACCCAACACCACAATTGAGGTACTAATTCCTGACTTGTGCGGTAATTGGAATGCTCTAGAGTTGATTCTACAAGCTGCGCCAGAGGTATTAAACCACAATACAGAAACTGTTCCACGCCTGTATCGTCGAGTGCGTCCCCAAGGAAACTACGATCGCACATTAGAATTATTGCAGCGATCTGGTCAAGTTTCTCCTAGCACATACACTAAATCTGGGATCATGGTTGGACTCGGTGAAACTGATGCCGAAATTCGCCAGGTCATGCAAGACTTGCGAACCGTAGATTGTGACATTTTGACAATTGGGCAATACCTCCAACCCAGTCAAAAACATTTACAAGTAAATGAATTTATCAACCCAGAACAATTTGCTGCTTGGAAGGCATTCGGCGAAGAAATCGGATTTTTACAAGTTGTTTCTTCACCCTTGACAAGAAGCTCATATCATGCAGAGAAAGTCAGGGAATTAATGGAACGTTATCCCCGCAGCCAGTTTTAG